From Paenibacillus sp. V4I7, one genomic window encodes:
- a CDS encoding LamG-like jellyroll fold domain-containing protein — protein MKLRKRLRFGNSLKRMLSLLVSLCLMATILPLAAGVAAAETTASMITDYQPTINEVIDASGFKHPGVGLTKDILENMRTQVREQKEPWNTYFNQMLLSSAAARNVGSNNQGADPMKPASDAFNSQGFNGRFIADGLKAYTQAILYVVTGDETYRANAMHIIRIWSQMDPAKYVYFTDAHIHTGIPLNRMVTAAEILKYTSTQTEELKWTDKDTTDFTTNLITPVIETFQHTNYRFMNQHLYPLIGAMAGYIFTGNKDRYNEGVEWFTVNKTAVDQGQNGAIKQLFRLVDKNDLTGETVNPPVVQHVEMGRDQAHGAGDVTNAEILARLLLAQETKVDPVVGTVSTAPNAVGPYEFLNDRILDAAEYFAKFMIGYDTPWIPVAAHTDVNGNPTIIYKELSQQYRGRLTQNTWELFYYYKYVKGINMEERAPYFTQMFADRVFYNWDGVDGGGDFWLFIPKAAEAEGTKYLVKTITEPLREIEDRYTAFDSNSTTKQEGDTSFAQIKATEAGSKIALVGAGTGEKTIGFRIRTNGVAKLEMSYSINDTLTLPDTKGQWRYVTYKMNDFQGFGDLAYFKVIGAGTKVDIDHLNYQAGTLLTPPVFSSGNKAVHLFTYAGSQATINYDFSATDASATDVVTYQIDNKPEGVVFNESTGAFSWKPTQAGTYSFVVGASDGTTVTAKDVIVVVTNDRQSTVSAVIAPYNANISYISSTLDNYNRAYADVMNLISSASDDVFYQKLSDLNNAVEGLQLLTPLLSDGSMDYSNMFVSSTFGTQLPNLLDNYAGSFAGYYLAQNLSYFMDFGPNNKVSANAFGLQVRASFPERVGGTAIFGSNDRVNWTRLTPGLTTVTEDMQTLEVQDDLKNQEFRYLKIQMIQPSSTMIELSEFRIFGERHEMVDKIPGTIAEALAEAAKLPAENYTKQSYYLFQKELEYVKNAVGNPDYTEQELINEIYDARSLLVPYMTSLYSLEGNAKNTFGFSSSTDGTVFGTAAYAPGKVGQGISLNGTDGYVMLPASHPMSAYNEITLATWVYWNGSSQWQRIFDFGNNTNQYMFLTPKSGSNKLLFDIKNGSSEQSVETAQLPANQWVHVAVTLGNGTAKLYVGGALKATKSGFTIKPSDLQPGTNYIGKSQFADPLFNGMIDEFRVYNRVLSDAEIGAVYNQPGNGADKSLLTFLLDQAAAAGNAGIYTADSVQALQQAIPGAQAVASDSGASQAQVDTAADSLRTAYEGLVYLPGVPAIAPVMDKAVIAGNQLAFKLHQLNSVAGTIFSVSGLPQGAVFDADKRTVVWIPDRTQGGVYTVTLTAATNGGTTSRTVKITVKGQPVIASNETVELMSKQAFTYQVRATDPTGATLTYSAAKLPSGAALNSVTGVFTWTPAHANYGDNFVTFIVSNGLYKISQTVDFKVNLGMLKPDGYTKGSYYLYEKEFKRIQAALALPGADKAALVAQLAQAEAALVSTITLTAPKVDVTSSMVVASTVAWPNASAGSAAVNGWRAFDGNTGTYTDTTANPSWILIDLGEGNAKSIGSLRFYPRSNFVPRINGSIIQGSGDGTNWTDLYTINGIGALAWNSGVITNTTAFRYLRFYSPGGSSNVAELEFYEKPIDRTLINVLNSEIKALNGTQYAANQWQALQNALDKMNAVPAAASQEIIDAATADVIAALKALPPVTTAAVSPAQPDGLNGWYVHAVTVSLNVYDNLSGTAKTEYSLDGGHTWRAYTSALAFDKDDKYTVSYRSTDNAGNAEEAKIISFNLDATLPAITVSGVVYGTFNDSGDMTPIIKLSDNLSGVDGSKTTVTLDTYGIQQGATIPLYTLPLGSHTLVVTASDLAGNTNSQTIMFQTTTSIQSLQALVTRFINMGWIDNPGIAKSLQSKLAANNLPDFVNEVQAQSSKHISAQAADYLLRDAKYLSASVK, from the coding sequence ATGAAGCTTCGGAAAAGGCTTAGATTTGGAAATAGTCTTAAGCGTATGTTGTCTCTACTTGTTTCACTTTGTTTAATGGCAACGATCCTGCCTTTAGCGGCGGGAGTAGCTGCGGCGGAAACAACAGCATCGATGATTACGGATTATCAACCAACGATTAATGAGGTCATCGATGCAAGCGGATTCAAGCATCCCGGTGTCGGACTTACCAAGGATATCCTTGAAAATATGAGGACACAGGTAAGGGAGCAAAAGGAACCTTGGAATACTTATTTTAATCAAATGCTATTATCTTCTGCCGCTGCGAGGAACGTCGGGTCAAACAATCAGGGCGCCGATCCGATGAAACCAGCCAGTGATGCTTTTAACAGCCAGGGCTTTAATGGAAGATTTATTGCCGATGGTTTGAAGGCTTATACCCAGGCTATTTTGTATGTTGTAACCGGTGATGAGACTTATCGGGCAAATGCCATGCATATTATTCGCATTTGGTCGCAGATGGACCCTGCGAAATACGTGTATTTTACAGATGCGCACATTCACACGGGAATCCCTCTGAACCGTATGGTTACCGCTGCGGAAATCTTAAAGTATACAAGCACCCAAACAGAAGAACTGAAGTGGACGGATAAAGATACCACCGATTTCACGACTAATCTGATCACTCCGGTAATCGAAACCTTTCAGCATACGAATTACCGCTTTATGAACCAGCATCTTTATCCGCTGATAGGAGCTATGGCAGGTTATATTTTTACCGGTAACAAAGACAGGTATAATGAGGGAGTTGAGTGGTTTACCGTTAACAAGACCGCTGTAGACCAGGGTCAAAACGGCGCTATCAAGCAACTATTCAGATTGGTGGATAAAAATGACTTAACAGGTGAGACGGTAAATCCTCCGGTAGTTCAGCATGTCGAAATGGGCCGGGACCAGGCGCATGGCGCCGGAGACGTCACCAATGCGGAAATTTTGGCGCGTTTATTGCTTGCCCAGGAAACAAAAGTCGATCCGGTAGTGGGGACTGTTTCCACAGCGCCGAATGCTGTAGGCCCCTATGAATTTCTGAATGATCGAATCCTGGACGCTGCTGAATATTTTGCCAAGTTCATGATCGGTTATGATACACCATGGATTCCTGTGGCGGCACATACCGATGTCAATGGAAATCCAACTATCATTTATAAGGAACTGTCACAGCAATACAGAGGAAGATTGACTCAAAATACGTGGGAGCTGTTCTATTACTATAAGTATGTCAAGGGAATCAATATGGAAGAAAGAGCCCCATACTTTACCCAAATGTTCGCAGACCGAGTGTTTTACAATTGGGATGGAGTAGATGGAGGAGGAGATTTCTGGCTCTTCATACCTAAAGCAGCTGAGGCTGAGGGTACAAAGTATCTTGTAAAAACAATAACAGAACCATTGAGAGAGATTGAAGATCGTTACACGGCTTTTGACAGTAATTCTACGACAAAACAAGAGGGAGATACTTCCTTCGCTCAGATCAAGGCGACGGAAGCGGGAAGCAAAATTGCGCTCGTAGGTGCAGGCACCGGCGAGAAAACCATTGGATTCAGGATTCGGACCAATGGGGTAGCCAAACTGGAAATGAGCTATAGTATTAACGACACGTTGACGCTGCCGGATACGAAGGGGCAGTGGAGATATGTGACCTATAAGATGAATGATTTCCAGGGTTTTGGTGACCTTGCGTATTTCAAAGTAATTGGAGCCGGCACTAAGGTTGACATTGACCACCTTAATTATCAAGCAGGAACATTGCTGACGCCTCCGGTATTTTCGTCAGGAAATAAAGCTGTACACTTATTTACCTATGCCGGGTCTCAGGCAACGATCAACTACGATTTCTCCGCAACAGACGCGAGTGCTACCGATGTAGTTACTTATCAGATTGATAATAAACCTGAGGGTGTAGTGTTCAATGAAAGCACCGGCGCATTTTCGTGGAAGCCGACACAAGCCGGAACCTATTCCTTCGTAGTGGGGGCGTCGGACGGAACCACGGTTACAGCGAAAGATGTTATAGTTGTCGTAACCAATGATCGGCAATCGACAGTAAGCGCAGTAATCGCTCCGTATAATGCCAATATTAGTTATATTTCGTCAACCCTTGATAATTATAATCGAGCGTATGCTGACGTCATGAATCTGATCTCCAGCGCATCCGATGATGTTTTCTATCAGAAATTATCGGACTTGAACAATGCAGTTGAAGGTCTTCAATTATTGACGCCATTGTTAAGCGACGGAAGCATGGATTATTCCAACATGTTTGTTAGTTCAACCTTTGGAACTCAATTACCCAACCTTCTGGATAATTATGCAGGCAGTTTTGCAGGATATTATTTAGCTCAGAATTTGAGTTATTTCATGGATTTTGGGCCTAACAATAAAGTGTCGGCCAATGCCTTCGGGCTCCAGGTAAGAGCCAGTTTCCCCGAACGGGTCGGCGGTACTGCCATTTTTGGATCCAATGATAGAGTGAATTGGACCCGGTTAACGCCTGGTCTGACAACGGTTACGGAAGATATGCAAACACTTGAGGTACAAGATGATCTCAAAAATCAGGAGTTCCGCTACCTGAAAATTCAAATGATTCAGCCGTCGAGCACCATGATTGAATTGTCCGAATTCAGAATTTTTGGAGAGCGCCATGAGATGGTTGATAAAATTCCGGGCACTATTGCCGAAGCGCTGGCGGAAGCGGCGAAGCTGCCTGCCGAAAATTATACGAAACAAAGCTATTATCTGTTCCAGAAAGAATTGGAATATGTGAAGAACGCCGTCGGCAATCCTGATTATACCGAGCAAGAGCTGATTAACGAAATTTATGATGCCCGCAGTTTGTTGGTACCGTACATGACGTCACTGTATTCGCTCGAAGGAAACGCAAAGAATACGTTCGGGTTTTCTTCGTCAACTGACGGAACCGTCTTTGGAACCGCAGCTTACGCACCAGGAAAGGTCGGGCAAGGGATCAGCTTGAACGGCACGGATGGCTACGTTATGCTGCCGGCCTCGCACCCTATGTCCGCTTACAACGAGATCACCCTCGCAACTTGGGTGTATTGGAATGGAAGCAGCCAGTGGCAGCGGATCTTCGACTTTGGCAACAACACGAATCAATACATGTTCCTTACGCCGAAATCGGGCAGTAATAAGCTGCTGTTCGATATCAAGAACGGCAGCAGCGAACAATCCGTGGAAACTGCGCAATTGCCTGCCAATCAATGGGTGCATGTGGCGGTGACGCTGGGGAATGGCACGGCGAAGCTGTATGTGGGAGGCGCGCTGAAGGCGACCAAAAGCGGTTTCACGATCAAACCGAGCGATTTACAGCCTGGCACGAACTACATCGGCAAAAGCCAGTTTGCCGATCCGCTGTTTAACGGCATGATCGATGAATTCCGCGTATACAATCGCGTCTTAAGCGATGCCGAAATTGGGGCCGTGTATAACCAACCAGGAAATGGAGCTGACAAGAGCTTACTTACATTCTTGCTGGATCAAGCTGCTGCAGCAGGCAATGCCGGCATCTATACGGCTGACAGCGTGCAAGCTTTGCAGCAGGCAATACCTGGAGCGCAGGCTGTCGCCTCCGACTCCGGCGCAAGCCAGGCTCAAGTCGACACCGCAGCCGACAGCTTACGCACGGCCTATGAAGGTCTGGTCTATCTGCCGGGCGTTCCGGCGATCGCTCCTGTCATGGATAAAGCCGTCATCGCGGGCAATCAGCTCGCCTTCAAGCTTCATCAGTTGAACTCCGTTGCCGGCACCATATTCAGTGTCAGCGGACTGCCGCAAGGAGCGGTTTTCGATGCGGATAAGCGTACCGTCGTATGGATACCGGACAGAACGCAGGGAGGCGTCTATACCGTAACCTTAACAGCTGCAACGAACGGAGGGACAACTTCCCGTACTGTCAAGATCACCGTTAAGGGTCAACCGGTCATCGCTTCCAATGAAACTGTGGAGCTTATGTCAAAACAGGCGTTTACGTATCAGGTAAGAGCAACGGATCCGACGGGTGCCACGCTGACCTACAGCGCAGCCAAGCTGCCTTCGGGCGCGGCGCTCAACTCGGTCACGGGCGTCTTCACATGGACTCCTGCTCATGCGAATTATGGCGACAACTTTGTCACCTTTATAGTGAGCAACGGATTGTATAAGATCAGCCAAACAGTTGATTTCAAGGTCAATCTCGGCATGTTGAAGCCTGACGGCTACACCAAGGGCAGCTACTACCTGTATGAGAAGGAATTCAAGCGGATCCAAGCTGCGCTCGCTTTGCCTGGTGCCGATAAAGCGGCGCTTGTAGCACAGCTCGCTCAAGCAGAAGCGGCGCTGGTGTCAACAATCACACTCACTGCGCCGAAAGTTGATGTGACGTCTTCGATGGTCGTTGCTTCCACTGTAGCCTGGCCTAACGCCAGCGCAGGGTCGGCCGCAGTGAACGGATGGCGGGCGTTTGACGGTAATACGGGCACCTATACCGATACCACGGCCAACCCAAGCTGGATTCTCATCGATTTGGGTGAAGGCAATGCCAAATCCATCGGCAGTCTCAGGTTCTATCCGAGAAGCAATTTTGTTCCCCGGATCAACGGCTCGATCATTCAAGGTTCGGGCGATGGAACGAACTGGACCGATCTTTATACGATTAACGGCATAGGTGCGTTGGCATGGAATTCAGGCGTGATCACGAATACGACGGCCTTCCGTTATCTGCGCTTCTATTCTCCGGGCGGGAGCTCGAACGTCGCCGAGCTCGAGTTCTACGAGAAGCCGATCGACCGAACCCTGATCAATGTCTTGAATTCGGAAATCAAAGCGCTGAACGGCACGCAGTACGCGGCGAATCAATGGCAAGCTCTACAGAATGCACTCGACAAAATGAATGCTGTGCCGGCTGCCGCGTCTCAAGAGATCATTGATGCGGCTACCGCGGATGTGATTGCCGCGCTGAAGGCGCTGCCGCCGGTGACGACGGCTGCTGTCTCACCAGCTCAGCCGGATGGGCTTAATGGATGGTATGTACACGCTGTAACAGTTAGCCTTAATGTTTATGACAATCTGTCGGGCACAGCCAAAACCGAGTACAGTCTGGACGGCGGCCATACATGGCGGGCTTATACATCGGCGTTAGCGTTCGACAAAGATGACAAATATACCGTGAGCTACCGTTCGACGGACAATGCCGGTAATGCTGAAGAGGCCAAAATAATTAGTTTCAATCTGGATGCGACTCTACCTGCGATTACGGTTTCCGGCGTGGTGTACGGAACGTTCAACGATTCCGGGGATATGACTCCGATCATTAAGCTGAGCGATAACTTGTCCGGAGTTGACGGCAGCAAGACAACAGTCACGCTGGATACGTATGGCATACAGCAAGGAGCGACTATTCCGCTTTATACGCTGCCTCTCGGCTCGCACACACTGGTCGTGACGGCAAGCGACCTGGCAGGGAATACGAACAGCCAGACGATCATGTTCCAGACTACGACAAGCATCCAATCCTTGCAGGCTTTGGTCACTCGCTTTATAAATATGGGATGGATCGATAACCCGGGAATTGCCAAAAGCTTGCAAAGCAAATTGGCTGCGAACAATCTGCCCGATTTCGTGAACGAAGTGCAGGCGCAAAGCAGCAAGCATATCTCTGCGCAAGCCGCAGACTACTTGCTTCGGGATGCCAAGTATTTGTCCGCCTCCGTAAAATGA
- a CDS encoding RICIN domain-containing protein, translated as MMKKMLAFSIILSLLVSMIGYGNKGQAATAFVHPGILHTQTDFDRMNQMVNAGTQPYLDGYNQLLGSPLSSSNWTPRATDTIIRGGDGDNVSLLYVDVARAYQNALLWKITGNTANGDTARNILNAWSSTLTTVSGNADRYLAAGLFGYQMANAAEIMRGYSGFNVTQMQTMLLDVFYKPLNERFLIGNEYGGDHNGAYIQNYWANWDLANMAATVAIGIFTDRRDIYDIGIEYFKHGAGNGSIYNAIPFLHPGGLAQWQESGRDQPHTQLGIGLMASINEMAWNQGDDLYGWANNRFFRAAEYVAKYNNGDDNVPFATYEWGSGTNGAVQTQTVISGAGRNELRPVWEMIYNHYANRKGLSVPNIAARAQLMRPEGGPNTQWPSTFDQPGLGTLLYTRPSGSGGTATLPGGNIPDGTYRFIVRHNSKAMDAAGTASGSSIQQWTSNGGTDQQWTVTHLGGGQYSVKNVQSGLYLDIASASLDHGAKFKLWTSNGGDNQKFAFIPVGSGYHRITPVHSNKPADVEGISTADGALIQQWRYTLGSHQQWKLEPISVNVRLQSYNNSDRYVRHSNYRARIDANVSPAQDAQFKMVSGLADSNGVSFESINFPGRFLHVRSNGEVWLDQNDSTTTFKSDATFRRVAGLADAQKSSYQMWTDSTKFLRHSNYLMYAQAGSGSTFNADATFTEVAP; from the coding sequence ATGATGAAGAAGATGTTAGCGTTTTCAATTATTTTAAGTCTTCTGGTGAGCATGATAGGGTATGGTAATAAAGGACAAGCAGCTACTGCCTTTGTACATCCTGGCATCCTGCATACACAGACAGATTTCGACCGCATGAATCAGATGGTTAACGCGGGCACACAGCCGTATCTAGACGGTTATAATCAACTGTTGGGCAGCCCTCTTTCATCATCCAATTGGACCCCGCGTGCTACGGATACGATCATTCGCGGCGGTGATGGCGACAATGTATCCTTGTTGTACGTCGATGTTGCCCGCGCTTACCAGAATGCCTTACTATGGAAGATCACCGGAAACACGGCTAACGGCGACACGGCGCGTAACATTCTGAACGCTTGGTCGTCCACACTTACGACGGTCTCCGGCAATGCCGACCGCTATTTGGCTGCCGGACTTTTCGGATATCAAATGGCTAACGCGGCAGAGATTATGCGCGGCTATTCCGGTTTTAACGTGACCCAGATGCAAACCATGCTGTTGGATGTATTTTATAAGCCTCTTAACGAGCGCTTCCTTATTGGTAATGAATACGGTGGGGATCACAACGGCGCATACATCCAAAATTACTGGGCGAACTGGGATTTGGCCAATATGGCGGCGACAGTTGCAATTGGCATTTTCACTGACCGCCGGGATATCTACGACATAGGAATCGAATACTTTAAACATGGCGCTGGAAACGGTTCCATCTATAATGCGATTCCATTCCTGCACCCGGGTGGGCTCGCACAGTGGCAGGAGTCCGGGCGCGACCAGCCGCACACACAGCTGGGCATTGGATTAATGGCTTCGATAAATGAAATGGCTTGGAATCAAGGCGACGACTTATATGGGTGGGCCAATAACCGCTTCTTTCGCGCCGCCGAATACGTTGCCAAATATAACAACGGAGATGATAACGTACCGTTTGCGACCTACGAATGGGGCTCTGGCACAAACGGCGCTGTTCAAACACAAACGGTCATATCGGGCGCCGGTCGCAACGAATTACGTCCGGTTTGGGAAATGATTTACAACCATTACGCAAACCGTAAGGGGCTGTCGGTGCCCAATATTGCCGCACGCGCCCAGCTAATGAGACCTGAAGGCGGCCCTAACACCCAATGGCCTTCGACATTTGACCAGCCCGGACTCGGTACACTTCTCTATACCCGGCCGTCCGGCAGCGGTGGAACTGCAACTCTTCCTGGCGGAAATATTCCCGACGGCACTTATCGTTTCATTGTGCGCCACAACAGCAAGGCTATGGATGCAGCCGGAACAGCAAGTGGTTCAAGTATACAGCAATGGACATCTAATGGGGGAACTGATCAGCAGTGGACTGTGACCCATCTTGGCGGAGGTCAATATAGCGTCAAGAATGTGCAGAGCGGACTATATTTGGATATAGCAAGTGCCTCTTTGGATCATGGCGCCAAATTTAAGTTGTGGACCAGTAATGGCGGAGACAATCAGAAATTTGCTTTTATCCCTGTAGGCAGCGGTTATCATCGTATCACCCCAGTGCATAGTAACAAGCCAGCTGACGTGGAAGGTATCTCCACAGCAGATGGAGCCCTTATACAGCAATGGCGATATACGCTTGGCAGTCATCAGCAGTGGAAGCTCGAACCGATATCAGTAAACGTTCGCTTGCAATCGTATAATAATTCGGACCGTTACGTGCGGCACTCTAACTATCGTGCACGGATAGATGCTAATGTTTCTCCGGCTCAAGACGCACAGTTTAAGATGGTTTCCGGATTAGCCGATTCGAACGGGGTTTCTTTCGAATCCATCAACTTCCCTGGTCGCTTCCTGCATGTCCGTTCCAATGGAGAGGTATGGCTGGATCAGAACGATAGCACGACAACTTTCAAAAGTGATGCAACCTTCCGTCGCGTGGCCGGATTGGCGGATGCCCAAAAATCGTCCTACCAAATGTGGACGGATTCTACCAAATTTCTGCGCCACTCCAATTATCTGATGTATGCTCAGGCTGGATCAGGATCAACGTTTAACGCGGATGCGACATTCACTGAGGTCGCTCCTTAG
- a CDS encoding PspC domain-containing protein, producing MNKLFRSTTDSKLTGLCGGIAEWLGVNPTIIRLIVVFAALCSFGTITLLYFIGSILVPKMPYSHI from the coding sequence ATGAACAAATTATTCAGATCCACTACAGATAGTAAATTAACCGGCCTTTGCGGAGGAATTGCAGAATGGCTCGGAGTTAATCCAACCATCATTCGTCTAATCGTTGTTTTTGCTGCTCTGTGCAGCTTTGGAACCATCACACTGCTTTACTTCATCGGCTCTATTCTTGTTCCGAAAATGCCTTATAGCCACATATAA
- a CDS encoding helix-turn-helix domain-containing protein: MGKTLFHRLLLSYIPIFFIVVTFTFFVFFQLLSEQSRKEALNANKMLSLQAMRLIDTSLKAIDNMVMTESINNKQLIDFFNNEAKDNVYINISAVKKMQDMISSYPIIDSIYLVRFEDNFVLSNATSDQLSNYKDEPFIKRAMVPQLSKHWSGVRDFEQFTVKGSKPVVSLVRGAPFITSEKGMIVVNVATDSLQKNIADLYDSKASFIGVQDASGNDLFKDASSNEQARVFSNYVSSYTGWSYQSGLVNGRVFHIVSSLYNVWFIIGIAMIVFGFIWLVYVTRRNSKPLEQIVARIRGYRLPLSGSVSKEGGDEFSFIESALVNIIEQSNQYQQKHKEDMHLRTKYLFHQLIEGGTGLTIDEWMEETSSLQLPRPSDGQVVLVIEMDKYNEFCRQYSRIDQNLLKFALRSVIQELAPKHELELWAEWTSASQLSVMVFVDSEEETSEHSAILELFESVRVWTQDNLKFTVTIGIGEQVVQLSDVANSYKEALTALKHKIVLGENRLITSKHIANHGQAEVFSHLNAIRSIVQSFRLLDDEWMVKYDELFGEMKQGLLTKDEITNLMNYLIYYLGREMAGLTKEFQEIWVRDGLPKLSETIDHCHSLGQMREETLAVLNSLATVLQEAQEQRLHAATIRDMRKFIEEQYANPNMSLDYLSSNFNINAKYVSKLFKEETGQKFVDFLIDIRMQVAQRLLAESQVSMQEVAEQVGYTSAISFSRAFKKVVGCSPSEFREEAARRETG; encoded by the coding sequence ATGGGAAAAACGTTATTTCATCGGCTGCTGCTTTCGTATATACCAATCTTTTTTATCGTTGTCACGTTTACGTTTTTCGTCTTTTTTCAGCTGCTAAGCGAGCAAAGCCGCAAGGAGGCGCTGAACGCCAACAAAATGCTGTCACTACAGGCGATGCGCCTGATCGATACCTCCCTGAAAGCAATTGACAATATGGTGATGACCGAATCGATTAACAATAAGCAATTGATTGATTTCTTCAATAATGAAGCAAAAGATAACGTTTACATCAATATAAGTGCGGTAAAAAAAATGCAAGATATGATCTCTTCCTATCCAATTATCGATTCGATCTATTTGGTGCGTTTTGAAGACAATTTCGTTCTCAGCAATGCGACAAGCGATCAGCTCAGCAATTATAAGGATGAGCCGTTCATTAAGCGAGCCATGGTTCCACAGTTGTCCAAACACTGGTCAGGCGTTAGAGACTTTGAGCAGTTTACGGTCAAAGGCAGCAAGCCTGTTGTCAGTCTTGTCCGGGGGGCGCCGTTCATAACGAGCGAGAAAGGAATGATCGTTGTCAATGTGGCGACCGATTCTTTGCAAAAAAATATCGCCGACCTGTACGATTCGAAAGCAAGCTTTATCGGGGTTCAGGATGCTTCAGGCAACGATTTGTTTAAAGATGCGAGCTCTAATGAACAAGCAAGGGTATTCTCCAATTACGTATCGAGCTATACAGGATGGTCTTATCAAAGCGGACTTGTCAACGGCAGGGTGTTTCATATCGTCTCCTCGCTATATAATGTGTGGTTTATTATCGGGATCGCGATGATTGTGTTTGGATTCATATGGCTGGTTTATGTGACCAGACGCAATTCCAAACCGCTTGAGCAGATTGTGGCGCGTATTCGCGGTTACCGTCTTCCACTGTCAGGTAGTGTGTCCAAGGAGGGCGGGGATGAGTTTTCGTTCATCGAATCGGCGCTCGTAAATATTATTGAGCAGTCCAATCAGTATCAGCAAAAGCACAAAGAAGATATGCATCTTCGAACGAAGTATTTGTTTCATCAGCTCATTGAAGGCGGTACGGGCTTAACGATTGATGAATGGATGGAAGAAACGAGCAGCCTGCAGCTTCCGCGCCCTTCCGACGGACAAGTGGTGCTTGTGATCGAAATGGATAAATACAATGAATTTTGCCGCCAATACTCGCGCATAGACCAGAATCTGCTTAAATTCGCCCTTCGCAGCGTCATTCAGGAGCTTGCCCCTAAGCATGAGCTTGAGTTGTGGGCAGAGTGGACTTCCGCGTCTCAGCTCAGCGTCATGGTGTTCGTCGACAGCGAGGAGGAGACCAGCGAGCATTCTGCGATTCTCGAGCTTTTTGAAAGCGTACGTGTGTGGACGCAGGATAACCTTAAGTTTACGGTAACTATCGGTATCGGCGAGCAAGTTGTACAACTTTCCGATGTTGCAAATTCGTATAAAGAGGCGCTTACGGCGCTGAAACACAAAATTGTGCTCGGGGAAAACCGGCTCATTACAAGCAAGCACATCGCAAATCACGGTCAAGCCGAAGTGTTCTCGCATCTGAACGCGATTCGCTCCATTGTTCAGTCGTTCAGACTGCTCGATGACGAATGGATGGTGAAGTACGACGAGTTGTTTGGTGAAATGAAACAGGGGCTGCTGACGAAGGACGAGATTACGAATCTGATGAATTATTTAATTTATTATTTGGGCAGGGAAATGGCGGGATTGACGAAAGAGTTTCAAGAAATATGGGTAAGGGACGGTTTGCCCAAGCTCAGCGAAACCATTGATCATTGCCATTCACTCGGCCAAATGCGGGAAGAGACCTTGGCCGTGCTGAATAGTCTAGCCACTGTTTTGCAGGAAGCGCAGGAGCAGCGTCTGCATGCAGCTACGATTCGCGATATGCGGAAATTCATCGAAGAGCAATACGCCAATCCGAATATGTCGCTCGATTATCTCAGCTCAAACTTCAACATCAATGCCAAATATGTAAGTAAGCTGTTTAAGGAAGAGACCGGACAGAAGTTCGTCGACTTCCTGATCGATATCCGCATGCAGGTTGCACAGCGTCTCCTTGCGGAATCGCAAGTCTCCATGCAGGAGGTAGCTGAACAGGTCGGTTATACGAGCGCGATCTCATTCAGTCGCGCGTTTAAGAAAGTGGTTGGCTGCTCCCCCAGCGAATTCCGCGAGGAAGCAGCACGTAGGGAGACTGGGTGA